TATAGTGATGTTTAACCGCTGGAGGCTTAGTCGCTGTTTTTCACCACAAAGACGTTTGCAAATGATCAACGTATAGAAACATGCCTTCTTTTGATAGTTCCAATTACAATGCAGTATTTCATGTTTCGCCGAGATATTTTATTTCTAACAATGTCGGGCACCCTCTCGTCATTGCTTTGTCACTCCTGTCCTCGTACCAAACAATACTTAAAACGGGGCCCCTATTCCACCCTATGAGCAGCAAGCATCAAGGCAGGCTGTGTGAAGTCTGTTCAGCGAGCATGGCTGTGCTGTCATTGAGGACTCTATCTCTGCAGCAGTCCTGTGGTTTAGAAGATGATTTAATCTGAATGAGATCCTAGCAGGCCAACTGGGAAGGAGCAGCCCGTCCCGTCAAGCCAATAGAGATAATCAAGGGGTCATGGTCTGTATGTGTGGGGGCCGGTAAATGCCCCATGAATTATTACAGCACACACAGTCAtgccagacacacaaacacacacacacacacacaccacagagttCAACCAGCCCTCCCTCCTACCTTAACTGCCCTactcctctgtccacctctctccaccagggCCCGAGGCACTGAGCCTGACCACAGACATCATACTGATTTCTCACAGTGGCCTAGCGGTCTGTCCACATTCCCACCCTGATTCACTGTGCACTGCAAACCCACACACAGGAAAAAGTggttatagacacacacacacactcacgggaAACAGTGGTTTCACAGTGTCTGTCTGCAGTGGTGAAGAGGATTGAATGTCTGTCTTTGCTTTCCCTCTGAATCTGTCATTCCCCAAATAACACCATCCATATCTCATCCTCCGTGCCAGAGGTTATGGAGTGATGGAGATGTTACCAGGCAGGGGCCATTGTGATGTAGGGTGGCTGTTGCTGCGGAGCTGCCATCTGCTGAAAAGCGTAGTTGCTAGGGTGCAGTTCTTCTGGACTGTGTCTGCTTCCCAGCTGCcatccccatacacacacacagactggcatgcacacacacagagaggtacgcacacacacacacacacaaaacccccCTCTTGTAATATTAAACCCCGCGGTGCATCAGCTCTCTTTCTCCACCACTCTTAGTCCGAGCACCCCACAGTACCCCACTGCATATAATTGGCTATCTTTGTCtgggtcccaaatgacaccctatatagtacactacttttgaccagaggcctatgcgCACACATACATAGTCGCAAGGAGTACTTTTGGGGTGTTGCAATTTctttcctggggggggggggggggttggctcTTTTACAGgtctagtaaaggcccagtgcactacttttgtgaagaaAATCAGATTTTTCCACACTCCTGCTTCCTgcagctatacacacacacacacacacacacacactcaaacactttAACAGTGGAGGTGCTCTGTTGGAAAAGACTCCCTTCTCTTAAAAAGTGGCACTCGGTTAGTCCTTATTGGACGGTCCCAGACCAGTGTGGCTTTGTCTTGGCCAATTACCAAGTTACTTAATTAGTGGCATTATTCAATTAACTTTATATGGCTCTTGGCCCTAGTGTTGTTGGTTAAGTTGTTCCCCAGAGCTAAGGGTCCTATAAAGGCATTTTAGCGTACTGTTTGAATTGAGTTATTTTTAATGGATAAAAATGGGAAATATATTAATTCAGTCAGGAAACACAGAGTCATTAGTTAACCTCAGGTATTGGGGCACTAAttgaagtgacagttataaaagGAGTTAATTCCATCAAGAGGATTATGGGTAAATGTAAATTGCTCTGCTCTGctactctcctctaccttcccccATCTATCCCTTCTCTGCTCCCCTTTATTCCTGTtactcctttctttctttctttctttctttctttctttctttctttctttctttctttctttctttctttctttctttctcctaacttcctcctcttctttaacctctccctctctgtcctatcacctcctcttcttctctaacctctccctctctgtcctatGACCTCCTTTTCTTCTTTTAACCCTAGTGCTGTTGAGTTCCTGCCTTTCCTACCCTAGCTGCCTGGTCTGCTCTGCTCAGACGCTACTGGATTTATATTGTGCAAGGAGCTGTTGagctggggtgtaatcattattGCACACCGTAGCAAACAGTTGCGAAACGTTTAGCAAAAAAGACATTTTGCAacaaaaacaagagtttctattggacaaatgcagATACTGGAGGTCCCTTCCCATTTCGTTCAGTTTTTTTCTGTTTGCTTTTGTTTGGTTCCCAGTGAATACactcctgttgttgttgtttgcgCCTGAGCAGAGTGTTGGTTTCCCACCATCCTCTCTCCCCGCCGCCCGCCTGGCAGAGCCCTGAGCCATGTGTCAAAGGTGGCGGCAGCAGAACAGACTGTGGGAACAGCCGGCTAGCCTCCTCCCGGTCCTCTGCTCCCCACCCAACCAGAGGGGCAGCCATCAATCCAAGACACTCTGAATAaaacacacgcacatacatgcatacacacacacacacagtgcacgcacacatccacaaacacaacacaaactATCACCCCACAAACCTCACACCCTCTCCCCAATAATCCGCGGAAGCAATTTTATCTCGACTCGGGTGGCGGCCCATTGTCGCCAAACCCCTTCAATCTTTCCTTATTAACTCTCGCTTTGTCCCGCATCCAAGGCTCCTGGACTCATCTCTCCTGCATTCCGATCACTGCTGCTCCCAGCACTCCCAGgcaacctccctccatcccctaatCCAACCACTCCCCCTCCCACCCAGACCCATggaaacactttttttttcacAACCTGCCGATCACCTACTTACAGCGAGTTAGGTAGAGGGCATTAACTCTATGGGTTTTCTgaaggggagaggggtagagtgttagggggatgaggagaggagggggtgaggaggaggagagccacAAAGTGACTCCAGCCCAGACAATTAGAACAATGGGTCGGGCCGGTAGGGGGCTAACTCGCTGCGTCACGCCTGGACGGTGGGGTATTTTGTCGGTTTAATGAATTGTCCGCCAGGCCGGGGCGGCATGGCAGGCGGCGCGGGGAGAGGCCAGCAGGGACCCAGACACTAAGTCGGTATTTATTACACTGCCTTTGTCACTAATTGAGCTAATTACCACTGACTCCTCAGCACTCCCACAATGACAGACCCCTTCACACCCCCTTACCCAACCACACTACCTCTCCCACTGCCCTCTCACACCACTTCACACCCCCTCCACCCATCTCACGTGTGACATTTGTCCTATCAACCCAGCAGCCCCTCTACCACCGACTCCTCAGCACTCCCACGATGACAGACccttctattcctctctcccttcaccctcCATCTCACTGACTCCTCAGCACTCCCACAATTGCAGACCCCTTTACCCACCACCTCCCCTCAGGCAGTTTTCacctctctctatcattctcgctctcattctctctctcgctctcattctctctctctcgctctcattctctctctctctctctcgctctttctctcgctctcgctctcattctctctctctctctctcgctctttctctcgctctcgctctcattctctctctctcgctctcgctctttctctctctctctctctgagatgcaTTTCtgaaatctttctctctctctctctctttctctctctgtctctctctttcgctctctctctctctctctctctttctctctctgtctctctctttcgctctctctctctctctctctctctctctctctctttctctctctctctctctctttctctctctctctctctttctctctctcgctctctctttctctctctctctcgctctctctctctcgctctctctctctctctctctcgctctctctctctctctctctctcattctctctctctctcattctctcgctctctcattctctcgctctcattctctctctctttctcattctctctctctttctcattctctctctctttctcattctctctctctttctcattctctctctctttctcattcgctctctctttctcattctctctctctctctctctctcattcgctctctcattctctcattcgctctctctctctcattctctctctctcattctcgctctctcattctcactctctcattctcgctctcttgctcttgctctcgctctctcattctcactcgctctcattctcgctctctttctcgctctctttctctcttgctctctcattctcattctctctatcgctctctctctcattctcgctctctctttcattctctctcatactatctcattctctctcattcaattcaatttcaatgtaagggctttgttggcatgggaaacatatgttaacattgccaaagcaagtgaactagataataaacaaaagtgaaataaacaataaaaatgaacagtaagtattacacttacaaaagtcccaaaagaataaagacaataAAGACTCTTCATTCCAACATGACCCTATGTTACAGTACTCTGCTGCTTTCCTCcttcccctgtctgtctatcccttCAGTAACACTGCCtgtgttcccctgtctgtctgtctgtcccttcaGTAACACTGCCTGTGTTCCCATGGCTGGTCCTTTAGGGTGCGGGTGTGTGTTGTTGGACAGGACAGTTGAGTGTGTTTGGCGGGCGCTCGGCCTGGCTGACCCTCTAGCCCATTGCTGTGCTGCGGTGGGCTGGGTTAGGCTGGGGGAAACTATCAGGGTGCCTTCCAAGCTCTTGTGGTTAAGCTAAGGCCTGACTGCCATGGGGCTGGGGAGCGTGGGTTGGAGGGgtgaggttgggggggggggggggctgcagtcTTTCATTATTTCCTCCAATTGTTTCATAATTTTTTTCCGACATTAAGTAAATGAAGCAAAACATTTGGTGCTGTTTAGATCCTATTTAATAGTTAGGCTATGTGTCCTGGTCTCCAGGAATTGGGATCGTTTTGTGGAGGGGAGTGGAGTTAGGGAGTAGATAGGCAGGGATGTatagtttgtgtgtgagagagctgatGCACTGCAGGGTTTGATATTACAATAGGGGGATTttaaagtgtttgtgtgtgtgtgtgtgtgctgtctgtggGAAGGCTACTGCTGCGTTTTTTAAGTAATGGGATTAGTACTGGGACACCCAAGGATGGGCCTTTATTCTCACATATCATCTCAAGCACAGAAACTATATGACCAGCAAATGGCATCCATTGCCAAGGAGCAAAATACACAGATAGTGACATTACAGGGGAGTCATGAACTGATTTCCATGCCAACTTAATTGAAAATATAAACTTTATTGTTCTATtatacaatacaaaacaacataaAGCTAAATCTTTGAGGAACAAGATCTACAATTCTTTGTTTTACTCTTTTACTTCTCTCCCTATAACAGTATAAAGCATCCACAGTAATAAATATTTTTGTATTTACATAAACCAGAATGGTAATATTCAGTGCATGACAAAAAATAGGTGTTAAAGGGCAATTTTGCCACTTTTCAACCTGGAATTCATTATCACCAGCATCATACCAGTGTCGACATATGTGAAAACAGTGCATTTCTGAGATCCATGCTTAAAAAGACAAGAAGTAGGCTCCTAAATAAATAGTGTGACATCACAGGCTAGGATTTAAAAGTAAgaaaaacagtgattttcaaaacCTGCTATGAGTTTCTGGCCACGTCACCACGATTCTCGGAGTGTTTGGTAAACTTTTGATGATGCCATCAGGTAGAACTTTTTAAACTCTATTTGTTTCTACAAAACGTAGGATATCGCCGTTTTCACATACATAGACATTGTTATTTGTGCTGGAGATATtgaaaatgaggttgaaaagtggatGGAATTGTCCTTTATTTGCAGGGAAGAAAGAAGAATGTTTCGCCAATTTTCTAACAAATTCTGTTTCCCGCCCTCGACAAATCTGCGTAATCTACATGAATGGAAATAAACAAAAGAACAGTCCAATAAAATCCTGATCTGACATGACTAATGATAgtcttctctccttccatccattAGATTATAAACAGGTGCATAAATCATTCTTCCCTCAAATTGCAAGTAACTTCAGCAtaaatatatatttctatatatattATTTACATTTTGGTTTTCTGAGCTGATATACAATACATTTCCATTTGTAGTGGCCTTAttattaaagatgcactatgcagaaatcgctccgccatttcctggttgctaaaattcgaatagttcacctaatttcagtttatgtcacaaagcaagcaagtatagtgtagagaaacATTGTACCATGTAAACCGGTGTGAAATATATttaaataaccaaaaatattgtattttcagctgtttgaagctggtgtacaaatgCAAAAGTAAAAGAGGCAAAAATAAGCACGGGAAGCaaagaaatagtgcacatagaacagctctaccgcttcttagactttctTTCAATGAGGATGCCAGATCTATAACTcaaatttctttgtggatttggttgggtcgcccaaaaagtgacatattgcagctttaaaggtTTTCCCCTCAATTTATGGTACACAGCTAGATGCAGGTCATATTGAATGGGAAAACCTTTGTCTGTCCACTGTAAACTTGGAGAGGAAGATCGTGGATTATTTTACACACTTGTCGCATGTTGCCACAGCAGGGCAATGTCTTGAGTCTTTGTCAACATAGGTATACCTCCTAGGCTAACAGAATAGTTTGCAAGGTTGACTCCAGGTATCAGTATTTGGCACTGGTTCCCATTTTATGGACAGGGTTGCCATACGGCAGGTCTCACTATTTGACAGGTCACCCCAGTTCTCTTGCAGTGCCCCTATATCCTACACTAAAACATACATCTAGTTATACTCTCCAATATTCAGTGTATTCATACTACATTAAAACTATTCATATACATATTACGATTTTATTCCAGGTTGATATAACATTTTGTCGAACGCTTTTCTGTTATCCTACAACGTCCAGTCATTTAACGTCAGTTACCGTGGCGCAGTAAATCACTGTGGTAACTCCGGGTTGAGGTGCAGCAGATTCCAGAGCAATCTGAACAAAGAGGGCATGTGTGGTGAGTTCGACAGGGAACCATAACGGCTTGGTTTGCGTCCAGGACCTAAGTACATAGCAAACTGTGATGTTTAAAATAACCACCCTCTTGTTAAAGTTCTTCACCGGGTTTATGAGAGACCATGCTTGTGTTTTTCCCGCCACAGAGACATCTGTCTGACATTGTCCGGTAACTGTCCCCTCCTCACATTTCCCCtcgcttctctctcctcctctcccatccctcctctctccactaccCACACTCCTATCTCTTGCTGTAGAGGGAAgaggtggagagaacagagagactaaCTGTATCTTGTAAGGTTCGAGAGGGCAAAAGCCTTCAATCCCAGCGTCTCTCTGACTAATTTTGTTTGCTTATTCCTTGCCACAATTCTATTTCCTGTTTTAACTACTTCCTTTTACCTAAGCTGCCTCTGGTCTTGTTACTCGTGCTGGGAAGCCATAGAGAGGATTGGTTTCCATTCCGTTCTACGTGGTTGGATAGCTACAACATTTTAAATACCCAGTAAGCACACTTACATACTCTCACGTTACCACAGTGTCAGTAGCAAGCACACGTAAGCACACAtgttcacacacaacacacccgcCCTCTTTCTACACCCTGTAGTCATAGTTGTgcttttctctcttccctcttcctcaGAAACATTGATTCAAATCTAGTGCTTTGATTCAAATCTAGTACTCCCGGTATTCACTTTTCTTTCACCCTCCATTTGCCCCTTTATAGAGTTAGCCCTTCCCTTATCTACCACGCCAACCCACAggaccctcctcctctatctacacACCACCTGCCCAAAGAACCAGCTCATCTTCACCTCCCCATCCCTGTCCTCCTGGTTCACCCCTGATCAGAGGCACTGGTGTAACGTCTGTGTGCTGGTGCAGTTGAGGCAGCTGACATGGCAGCACCAGTGGAACGTACAGTGACACCTCTCAGTGACCTTCTCCGTCTGGGTCTTGAACCCTCTACCGCAACACAGGAGCTCACACCCGTCCAGCGCCGGAGACGAGCTGTTACAGTTCCTCCCAGAGGTACCGTGGGTACCCGTCTTGCCGTTGTAGGAGCAGAAGTTGGGCGACTTCTCGAAGTAGACCAGGTCTCTGGACGATGGGGGTTTGTGGGCGGGGTTCTCGGGTTCGAGATGGCGTGGGTCGGCACGGTGAGAGGCGCGGTTGGAGCCCTTGTTGGCGTAGACGACCCGGGAGGCTCCGTCAAAGCGGTCCTTCAGGAAGTCCCCCACGGTGCGGAAGCTGGGTAGACGCATCCAGCAGGTACGCACGACGCATGACCCTGACATGCCATGGCATTTACACTCCTGTCGCATCTCTGACGACACTGtctggagagagaagacaggggagagagagaagacacaggggagagagagaagacacaggggagagagagaagacacagggggagagagaagacacagggggagagagaagacacagggggagagagaagacacgggggagagagagaagacacaggggagagagagaagacatgggggagagagagaagacacgggggagagagagaagacacggaggagagagagaagacacgggggagagagagaagacacgggggagagagagaagacacgggggagagagagaagacacgggggggagagagaagacacgggggggagagagaagacacgggggagagagagaagacacgggggagagagaagacacgggggagagagaagacacgggggaggggagagagaagacacggggggagagagaagacacgggggggagagagaagacacggggggagagagaagacacggggggagagagagaagacacaggggagagagaagacaggggagTAGCATGGATGATGTGAATAGCtaagaacattttgaaaaacTGTGAAGAATGTGAAGAGAAGATATGTGAAGGAAAACATGACTGGAATTCAGAATAATGGGTTGATACAGGAGGATCACTGAAAAGGAATGAACATGCAGTACATCATGAAACAGCGATCTATGCACCAACGGCTCCCTCACCATTCTCCCTGCCTCGTTGTTGTGTAGGTTGTTGAGGTATCGGAGATCCCTTCCTCTCTCGCTGGAGTCCACAAACTCCCGGCTGAACATCCGGCCAAAGTCCACGTTGTCGCTGCAGCCGCCCCAGTGCCAGTCAGGGCCCCCAGGCCCCCGGCGTCGGTAGTCACAGGTGCACGACTCAATGGCCCCCTCAGAGCAGGAGCGGGCCACTGCATGGGTCACCCCCGCACTCGTGATCGCAAACACAAACGCCGTCTCTCGGCAACCTGACACATCAACAGCAGAAATTCTCTTTAGCCTATACAACCTTTTTTGGCAGTCTATAGTAATGCAACTGTGCGCAATCGGGTCTGAATTGTGATTTAAATGTCAGAATCTCAAGATATGTAAAGATGGGCTTCTATCTGTCAAAGGGGTCTACGAGAAACAACACGATTCCGCGACATTCTGCGCCAAAAAATGTCTACCGGTTGCCTTAGTGAAGAGGCCAGGAGGGACAACAGACAACTCACCACGGTTGACGATTTTGCCAAATATTGCCGGGCTGTGGGTGGTCGGGCAGTCCCAGCGGCGGTTCCTGAACTGCCATTTGCACTCCTGGATGGCAGTATGCAAGCCAGCTGCGATAGCGTGGAGGATCCCCGGGTTCTGGCGGATGAGGCGGCGCTGGCGACGGCTCAGCAGGGCTAAGCTAGGGTCCAGGACCAACTGGACGTTCTTGGAGTTGGTGAGGAGGTTGGCAGAGGAGGCCACATTCACAATCCCCCTAGCAGACAGGATGAGGAGACAGTGTGGAATCAGTTGGTTAGAGAGAAGCTCACACATTGGTTCTTTAATGATATCTATTGACTTTAAAACAATGAATTAGGTTCACATGTATTTATTCATATAGGATTCTGATAAGAATTGGATAATGTATAAGAATTGGATAATGTAAACAGTTGCATTGGAATTTGAGTATCAGTCACAAGAAATAACAAGCAACTTCAATATCTACAATCTACTTAATCGAAAGTGATTATGGCTGCAATTATTGACTCCCATGACTGCCATGTTGCATTGTCATCGACTATATGTATGGTTTCAGTTACGTTCCTAATTGGTGTCTCCTGCAAACCGTTAGCAATCAGAAAGACTCGTCGTTATTAATTGACTGATCGGTGCCAGACGGTAGTGCGCGGTCGGTCCAGTCTATGGAGCGTTATGATCCCATCTTCGGATAAATATTGCAATCCAATTTTCTTCTCTCTCGTTTTGTATTTTCCTTATTTATTTTCTTGGCATATTGTAGTGATAAGGGTTGGTTTAGATATCAAACAAATAGCTTACCCCACTGACTTTGCAAGGCTGTCCAAaatgtaacatttatttaactaggcaagtcagttaagaattaagaacaaattcttatttacaatgaaggcccaggaacagtgggttaactgccgtgttcaggggcagaacgacagatttttaccttgtcagctctgggattcgatcatAGCAACCTtcacggttactggcccaacgctctaaccactaggctacctaattATAGGTTTGCGTTATCATTTTCATTATTAATTTAAATATTATTTATGCAACTGTTATCTTTGCAGTGTCGGGATTATATGTCTTTAATTTGACAGAATGCATATTATTCAGTGGACATAAGCCTAATTAATTGATATTTGTCCACATAAGCTATTGTAAGAAAAACTATTTTCacattttggtttgattgttcataACAAATGTAcgcagacattgtcatcctacagtGTATCCTATATAGAGTGGAATGTTGAGAATACTACATTGAATGGAACTGCTCTTTGCCATCAATTACATCCATTTTTAATTGATCCCACATTGGACAGAAAAATGTTGTCTCGCGTTCAAGCCACACTGTCAAAATGactggggggagagacagagagggacacagaaagagagacagagagggagacagaaagagagacggagaaagagacagagagggagacagaaagagagacggagaaagagacagagagggagacagaaagagagacggagaaagagacagagagggagacagaaagagagagggagacagaaagagagacggagagagagacagacttgaATAAATATGGGCTGCAAGCGATCCCTAAATAAACGAAATCGTTATCATATTGAAACACAATACTTCCCTTTGCATCAAATAATTGAATGGAGAAAGTGGGCCTTATTCATTTCGATTGAAAACCGGCTAGATCTATTTAATTAGTTGCTCGCTCTAATTGGGAAGTGGTATCCAAATACCTTCAAATATTATTGGCTTGTGGTTGTGCTTGGTTTTCTAAAAGAAACGAACTGAAATGATGAATCGGGTGACAACAATAACACATGATTATTTCGAGCATAACAGGTCCATCAATTTTGCTTTAGTGTTAATTCAGTTGGAGAAGTGCACAGCATCTTTCAGGCAATAAACCAATGTACCACTTAACTGGCTCCTTTGCTGCACCCTCCGTCGAAATGAGCACAGGTCCTCAGGAGGCGCATTTAATTGAATGACTACATCACACATaaagtcaactactcaccaccaCCGGCCGCTATTGTTGACTGCTCCCGTGCCTGAGAGCGAGGAAACCAGCAGGATGCACGCGGCTTTCACCCCCAGAAGCAGAGCGAGGATCCTCATTGTGTCTTCAATTACAATGTGAAGAGAGAGCAGGCAAATGTCAAAGTTCCACATCTGAATTCCAGGCACtttttatacctggttctaattATGATAACAATCCTATTTTTAGGCACAAATAAATCTAGCAGATGGAATTCGCATGTGTTCACCCCATGGCCCATAAATAAAACGATAATGAAAACAGGGCAGttatttttacaataaataattcgATTGCGATCTCGTGTTACAGGAGTCACTCCCATGATAAAAGTTAGGCTACCGGGTTATTAATCTCTCCGATAGCCTGTCATTCTCCAACGCAGGTTACCAaattagagcaggtagcctaacgCTTCAAATTCCTACTCACCACACCACATTCCAAAGAGAGGGACTTGAGAGGTGAAAAAGCAACGAGGAGCCTGTCTTATAGCAATTGCCTGAAATGAATCTGGTGAGGAGActgtcagacagaggaaacaggttGCTAAATGAGTCCTCCTATAGTAGTGGCTTTTCAGTCTAGGCTGCTGGACGCTGCTGCTGTTCTCTTTAcgtgctctctctgtctatctctgctCTGCACAGCAGCGCATTGAGCGCGTGGGACAGTCCGTAAGACTTGATCCCCTCGGTGAGTGATAGGCGACACATTCTTCTCTTATTGAACACTTACAAGAGGAATGAAAAAGGGATTTGCTgctctcatctccctctgtttTTTTTTCTGCCCCTCTTTTCAATAGGATTGGAAGGAGGGATAGTTAATTCTCTTCATAGGGCACAATGAATAAAGAAAACAAACCCGGACAGAACAGATGAGAAaggaaaatatgttttaaaaaattgCCAGGGCAATCCACGAGTGTAAATTGCACATATTACTAACGGAATCTCACGGTAATCAAAGAATCCATCGATTCCTTGGAAACGAGGGAAATGAATGTTGACTCATGCTCTGTCTTCCACATCCAGTTTGTCTTCCTGAATGAGGTCCCTCTCAAGTCAAAACACtgagatgtgtgtgtctgtgtgtggagatTTGCTGTGACTGTGAGTGCGCACAGTGTGGTGTTCTCCGGCTTTCTGTATGCAAGAGGCTGGTCGGTG
This genomic stretch from Oncorhynchus kisutch isolate 150728-3 linkage group LG24, Okis_V2, whole genome shotgun sequence harbors:
- the wnt1 gene encoding protein Wnt-1 gives rise to the protein MRILALLLGVKAACILLVSSLSGTGAVNNSGRWWGIVNVASSANLLTNSKNVQLVLDPSLALLSRRQRRLIRQNPGILHAIAAGLHTAIQECKWQFRNRRWDCPTTHSPAIFGKIVNRGCRETAFVFAITSAGVTHAVARSCSEGAIESCTCDYRRRGPGGPDWHWGGCSDNVDFGRMFSREFVDSSERGRDLRYLNNLHNNEAGRMTVSSEMRQECKCHGMSGSCVVRTCWMRLPSFRTVGDFLKDRFDGASRVVYANKGSNRASHRADPRHLEPENPAHKPPSSRDLVYFEKSPNFCSYNGKTGTHGTSGRNCNSSSPALDGCELLCCGRGFKTQTEKVTERCHCTFHWCCHVSCLNCTSTQTLHQCL